Proteins from one Comamonas flocculans genomic window:
- the hutC gene encoding histidine utilization repressor: MNFPTTSPDAAPRPKRAPAFQVIKEHVLRQIHEGRWREGDAIPGEEALAREFGVSRMTVNRALRELSSEQVLERVQGSGTFVAQQKFLATLVELRNIADEIAARGHRHSSELQLLERTRASDALAHRLGLAARAPVFHSVIVHFENGLPLQVEDRWVNPRVAPDYLAQDFTRGTPNAYLMKVAPLQGVDFEIEADTPTEAVRQLLRMQAREFCLVLRRTTYSMGQVASVAAMWHPAKRYRFTGHI, translated from the coding sequence ATGAATTTTCCGACCACCTCGCCCGACGCCGCTCCTCGTCCCAAGCGGGCCCCGGCCTTCCAGGTGATCAAGGAGCACGTGCTGCGCCAGATCCACGAAGGCCGCTGGCGCGAGGGCGACGCCATCCCGGGCGAAGAGGCGCTGGCGCGCGAATTCGGTGTCTCGCGCATGACCGTGAACCGCGCGCTGCGCGAGCTCAGCAGCGAGCAGGTGCTCGAGCGCGTGCAGGGTTCGGGCACCTTCGTGGCGCAGCAGAAGTTCCTCGCCACGCTGGTGGAGCTGCGCAACATCGCCGACGAGATCGCCGCGCGCGGGCACCGGCATTCCAGCGAACTGCAGCTGCTGGAGCGCACCCGCGCCAGCGACGCGCTGGCGCACCGGCTGGGCCTGGCGGCGCGCGCCCCGGTGTTCCATTCGGTCATCGTGCATTTCGAAAACGGCCTGCCGCTGCAGGTGGAAGACCGCTGGGTCAACCCCCGGGTCGCGCCCGATTACCTGGCCCAGGACTTCACGCGCGGCACGCCCAATGCCTACCTGATGAAGGTGGCGCCACTGCAAGGCGTGGACTTCGAGATCGAGGCCGACACCCCCACCGAGGCGGTGCGCCAGCTGCTGCGCATGCAGGCCCGCGAGTTCTGCCTGGTCCTGCGCCGCACCACCTATTCCATGGGCCAGGTGGCGTCGGTAGCGGCCATGTGGCACCCTGCCAAGCGTTACCGCTTCACCGGCCATATCTGA